A section of the Humulus lupulus chromosome 2, drHumLupu1.1, whole genome shotgun sequence genome encodes:
- the LOC133818554 gene encoding xanthohumol 4-O-methyltransferase-like, translated as MELARNDQTEAALRGEANVWKNINGIADFMVMKCALELRIPDIVHSHSAPITLAQIASSVPDSPSLNLSYLSRIMRLLVRRKIFSQHKSLDGEEVLYGPTHSSRLLLSKTLPDQVTLAPFVAFMTHPYLSAPWRCLARCVKEGGNGFEMVHGGRQLWDLAPGNPEFNKLFNDGMESTARITMMAILSEYRDVFCGIGSLVDVGGGFGGSISAIVKSHPHIKGINYDLPHVVATAPTYTGLVSHVGGNMFEWIPTADAVFMKWILHDWADEDCVKILKNCRRAIPEKGGKIIIVDIVLEPEANGLFDDAAVMLDIALMALTRGKERTEKEWKKVLEEGGFPRYQIFKIPALTSVIEAYPQ; from the exons ATGGAGTTGGCACGGAATGATCAAACCGAGGCAGCTCTAAGAGGTGAAGCGAACGTATGGAAAAACATTAATGGAATAGCAGATTTCATGGTCATGAAATGCGCCTTAGAGTTGAGAATCCCTGATATCGTACACTCGCACTCCGCCCCAATCACTTTGGCCCAAATTGCTTCTTCTGTTCCAGATTCTCCCTCTCTGAACCTCTCCTACCTATCTCGCATCATGCGTCTACTTGTACGTCGTAAGATATTCTCTCAACACAAATCACTAGACGGTGAAGAAGTTCTCTACGGGCCTACTCACTCATCTAGGTTGCTCTTAAGCAAAACTTTGCCGGATCAGGTAACTTTGGCTCCGTTTGTTGCATTCATGACCCATCCCTACTTGTCGGCTCCATGGCGCTGCTTGGCCAGGTGTGTCAAAGAAGGCGGCAACGGTTTTGAGATGGTCCACGGCGGCCGCCAATTATGGGACTTGGCTCCAGGGAATCCGGAGTTCAACAAGCTTTTCAACGATGGCATGGAGAGCACGGCCAGAATAACAATGATGGCAATTTTGTCCGAATACAGAGATGTCTTTTGTGGGATCGGTTCTTTGGTCGACGTCGGTGGTGGGTTTGGCGGCTCAATATCTGCGATTGTGAAATCTCATCCGCACATAAAAGGCATCAACTATGATCTACCCCATGTTGTCGCCACCGCTCCAACGTACACCGGACTAGTGTCCCATGTTGGTGGTAACATGTTTGAATGGATCCCCACAGCCGATGCAGTTTTCATGAAG TGGATACTTCACGATTGGGCCGATGAAGATTGTGTGAAGATCTTGAAAAATTGTAGAAGAGCAATACCTGAGAAGGGTGGAAAAATTATCATAGTTGACATAGTTTTGGAGCCAGAGGCCAATGGGTTATTTGATGATGCAGCTGTGATGCTCGATATTGCACTGATGGCACTAACACGTGGAAAGGAGAGAACCGAAAAGGAGTGGAAGAAGGTGTTGGAAGAAGGAGGTTTCCCTCGCTACCAAATCTTCAAAATTCCAGCTTTAACATCTGTCATTGAAGCCTATCCACAATGA